A genomic window from Algoriphagus sp. Y33 includes:
- a CDS encoding RagB/SusD family nutrient uptake outer membrane protein: protein MKNFRFYNVLPIAAFLFAFLGCTDLDEEVLDESLTGTGQAEVISGSIAPVYGMLRQIWLHTVNFGLQEVASDEGILPYRGGTDWFDGGKFIAIHQHLMTPTNSLVGDTWTSITLTLSRAVLAEERLRLEVENGNSAAQDALYEMIAMKAYLNMLALDNWGLVFKKNASDQLSEILRGQEAISYIETELLSVVNVINSNKGPGRLNKHAVSALLARLYLNAAVYRDPYGTPDFRSEDMDKVIQYTNEIISGPYSLSAEYFELFDDGNNTNAEIIFSLDQRGVLQTEHSRWAYWPISGDLIPRPEFPNTRGTDAVGVTPDFFQTWVEAYGNVDPADADARFFKENTIIPENLKDLTGVNPTNDANHFYTIDAKQFEIDRGILRNIIWGPRKDGSGNIMTDGDGKVKIYPVINRRSSGADIRYVDHTLKVDFSNEGSLHNAGYRFSKYQFSHTAPDCCNYSSVDLVLIRLGEIYLMRAEAKLRKGDNAGALEDINTLRTSRNARPAQTPAPLNAIDLDVLFRESGFELYWEGHRRNYQIRFGKYEDSWTEKNDSDVNKRLFPIPQRAMDGASSETGFLVQNPGY, encoded by the coding sequence ATGAAAAATTTCAGATTTTACAACGTACTCCCCATTGCTGCTTTCTTATTCGCTTTCCTCGGTTGTACTGACTTGGATGAAGAAGTTCTTGATGAGTCACTGACAGGAACAGGTCAAGCGGAAGTGATAAGCGGATCCATTGCCCCGGTATATGGAATGCTTAGACAGATATGGTTGCACACCGTCAATTTCGGACTGCAAGAGGTAGCTTCTGATGAGGGTATACTTCCTTATCGGGGCGGAACAGACTGGTTTGATGGAGGCAAGTTTATTGCAATCCACCAGCACCTAATGACTCCTACAAACAGTTTGGTCGGAGATACATGGACCTCCATCACCCTGACGTTGTCCAGAGCGGTATTGGCAGAGGAGAGATTGCGATTGGAAGTGGAAAATGGCAATTCAGCCGCGCAAGACGCATTGTATGAAATGATTGCCATGAAGGCCTACCTGAATATGCTGGCACTGGACAATTGGGGACTTGTTTTCAAGAAAAATGCTTCTGACCAACTATCAGAAATTCTCAGAGGGCAAGAAGCAATCAGCTATATCGAGACCGAGTTATTGTCAGTAGTGAATGTGATCAATAGCAATAAGGGGCCCGGTAGGTTAAACAAACATGCAGTAAGTGCTTTGTTGGCGCGCTTATACCTGAATGCTGCCGTGTATAGAGATCCATATGGTACACCTGATTTTAGGTCGGAAGATATGGATAAGGTAATACAATACACAAATGAAATTATCAGTGGACCCTATTCATTGTCCGCAGAATACTTTGAATTGTTTGATGACGGTAACAATACCAATGCTGAAATCATATTTTCACTTGATCAAAGAGGAGTACTTCAGACCGAACATAGCCGATGGGCTTATTGGCCAATATCCGGAGACCTGATCCCAAGACCGGAATTCCCAAATACACGCGGAACTGATGCGGTAGGGGTAACACCTGATTTCTTTCAAACATGGGTAGAAGCTTATGGTAATGTAGATCCAGCTGATGCTGATGCCCGTTTTTTCAAGGAAAACACGATAATTCCTGAAAATCTAAAAGATCTGACCGGAGTAAATCCTACGAATGATGCAAATCATTTCTATACTATTGACGCAAAACAATTTGAAATAGACAGGGGAATTCTCAGGAATATTATATGGGGACCGAGAAAAGATGGCAGTGGAAATATAATGACTGACGGAGATGGAAAGGTGAAAATATATCCGGTGATCAACAGAAGAAGCAGCGGTGCAGACATACGCTATGTGGATCATACACTCAAAGTTGATTTTTCAAATGAGGGCAGCTTGCATAATGCCGGATACCGGTTCTCAAAGTATCAGTTTAGCCACACTGCTCCCGATTGTTGTAACTATAGTAGTGTTGACTTGGTCTTGATCAGACTTGGAGAGATTTATTTGATGCGTGCTGAAGCCAAGTTGAGAAAAGGAGATAATGCGGGGGCTTTAGAAGATATAAATACCTTAAGAACTTCCAGAAATGCACGTCCGGCGCAGACACCGGCTCCATTGAATGCTATTGATCTGGATGTGTTGTTCAGAGAATCCGGATTTGAGCTGTATTGGGAAGGACACAGAAGAAACTACCAAATACGCTTTGGTAAATATGAGGATAGCTGGACGGAGAAGAATGATTCCGATGTCAATAAGCGGTTGTTTCCTATTCCCCAAAGAGCTATGGACGGAGCGTCAAGCGAAACAGGCTTTTTGGTCCAGAATCCGGGGTATTAA
- a CDS encoding TonB-dependent receptor produces MHSKLPLSKIIRASSCMIIWAGLSTGPSHLVAGEIKNMGGLEVNSPITDGVFILQSISGTVTDETGEPLPGATVRVKGSVNGTVTDLDGKFSLEVGEDAVIQISYVGYMLQEISVGGRSTIDVQLEPDATQLDELVVVGYGTQKRSDVTGAIGSVKSENFNKGVVSNPVDLLQGKIAGVNIASTSGEPGAAQNVIIRGVGSLRSGTQPLYVIDGFLLDNSDTGIASNPLNFLNPNDIESIDVLKDASATALYGSRASNGVVVITTRKGKKGTTQMNFSASSAWSSLARKIDVFDTDEFRRQVVAAGGALLDFGGDTDWQDELTQVGFSQDYNFSMSGANTEKFSYFTSVGYQGQEGILKNSELKRYSGKLNMNQKAFDGRLIVDYNLTAAHTQNLRPSISSIISDMLSLNPTIPAYTNGEPTLLETNTLNPLKRNELYSDNASNNRILATISPSFELVDGLTYKANLGVDYSSTNRYQQYKPYTEVINESNISDGALDEGISANTNQLVENTLTYNWNTNIHKLTVLAGHSYQTFLDEYRLTSSKGFADNNIEPRYQDHNSTTKYPTTVNSSAVKNELQSFFGRLNYTYADKYLFTATIRADGSSKFGDNNKYGYFPSLALGWNVSKEDFMANSFFNNLKVRGSWGKTGNQEIPSKITKASYSEDRLSEGSKSYNTYPIDTDGNSLDGYPYGIVFTRLANPDLQWEVSSQIDLGIDFAFFDYRLTGTLDYFNKVSSNILLEVVPADPVQPTSTYWDNIDDMKIHNSGIELALDYTSDEQRAFSYNIGGNVTFIQNEVKDSPYSVLTTGAAQGAGQTGATINGYINNHPIGAFYMVQFDGITEDGVNRFRDINGDGEVLDNDRSVVGSAIPKFIYGFHTNFKYKGFDLGLNFNGTAGNKIYNHTAMSLFTKAQLSRSNNTTDFAAQYPEESFNNSNTVSTRFLENGSFFRLNNATLGYNLKSEMIGLGDAFQNIRLSVTGQNLFVITDYSGFDPEVNTGSTSAGIQTFGIDRFTYPRARTFSVNLNLTF; encoded by the coding sequence ATGCATTCAAAATTACCATTATCTAAAATCATCCGTGCTTCCAGCTGTATGATTATATGGGCTGGATTGAGTACCGGTCCATCTCATCTAGTCGCCGGGGAGATCAAAAATATGGGAGGGCTAGAAGTGAACAGCCCTATTACCGATGGAGTATTTATACTGCAATCCATCTCAGGTACGGTGACTGATGAGACCGGAGAGCCACTTCCCGGCGCAACGGTTCGGGTAAAAGGATCAGTAAACGGTACGGTTACGGATCTTGATGGGAAGTTTTCCCTTGAGGTAGGAGAAGATGCCGTCATTCAGATTTCTTATGTAGGATATATGCTGCAAGAGATTTCGGTGGGTGGGCGATCGACTATTGATGTCCAATTGGAGCCTGATGCTACGCAGTTGGATGAGCTGGTGGTGGTAGGCTATGGAACCCAAAAAAGGTCAGATGTCACAGGAGCTATTGGCTCTGTCAAAAGTGAAAACTTCAATAAAGGTGTGGTTTCAAATCCCGTAGATCTTTTGCAGGGAAAAATTGCCGGTGTAAACATTGCCTCCACCAGTGGTGAGCCCGGTGCCGCGCAAAATGTGATTATTAGAGGTGTAGGAAGCTTACGTTCAGGTACTCAGCCTCTTTATGTAATAGATGGCTTTTTGCTGGATAATTCCGATACAGGAATTGCCTCAAATCCCCTAAACTTCCTTAATCCTAACGATATAGAAAGTATCGATGTGCTAAAAGATGCCAGCGCTACAGCCTTATATGGTTCAAGAGCCTCTAACGGAGTAGTAGTAATCACTACTAGAAAAGGGAAAAAAGGAACTACTCAAATGAATTTCTCAGCTTCCTCAGCGTGGTCATCCTTGGCCAGAAAAATAGATGTATTCGATACAGATGAGTTTCGTCGCCAAGTAGTGGCTGCGGGTGGAGCTTTGCTGGATTTCGGTGGAGATACAGATTGGCAAGATGAACTGACCCAAGTCGGATTTTCCCAGGATTACAATTTCTCGATGAGTGGAGCCAACACCGAGAAATTTTCCTATTTCACCTCAGTGGGCTATCAGGGTCAAGAAGGTATTCTGAAAAACAGTGAGCTAAAACGTTATTCCGGAAAATTAAATATGAACCAGAAGGCATTCGACGGTAGATTGATCGTAGATTATAACCTGACTGCCGCACACACCCAAAATTTACGGCCTAGCATTTCATCCATAATCAGTGATATGCTGAGCTTAAACCCGACGATTCCGGCATATACAAACGGCGAGCCAACTTTGTTGGAAACCAATACTTTGAATCCACTGAAGAGGAATGAATTATATAGTGATAACGCCTCAAACAACCGTATTTTGGCGACGATTTCCCCTTCTTTTGAACTTGTTGACGGACTGACGTACAAGGCGAATCTTGGCGTGGATTACTCCAGTACAAACAGATATCAGCAGTACAAACCCTATACAGAAGTGATCAATGAGTCGAATATTTCGGATGGGGCACTGGACGAAGGAATAAGTGCCAATACCAATCAGCTTGTCGAGAATACCCTTACCTATAATTGGAATACAAATATCCACAAGCTGACTGTGTTGGCGGGACATTCTTACCAGACATTTCTGGATGAATACAGACTAACCTCATCTAAAGGGTTTGCAGATAATAATATTGAACCTAGGTATCAAGACCATAACAGTACAACCAAATATCCTACCACAGTCAATTCATCTGCGGTGAAAAACGAATTACAGTCATTCTTTGGTAGACTGAACTACACTTATGCCGACAAATATCTGTTTACGGCTACAATTCGGGCTGATGGATCCTCCAAGTTTGGAGACAACAACAAATATGGATACTTCCCTTCACTGGCTTTGGGCTGGAATGTAAGTAAGGAAGATTTTATGGCTAACTCATTCTTCAACAACCTAAAAGTTCGGGGAAGCTGGGGCAAAACAGGAAATCAGGAAATTCCATCCAAGATCACAAAAGCCAGTTATTCGGAAGATAGACTCTCTGAAGGATCGAAAAGTTACAATACTTATCCTATTGATACCGATGGCAATTCATTGGATGGTTACCCATATGGGATCGTTTTTACACGCTTGGCAAACCCCGATTTGCAATGGGAGGTATCTTCCCAAATAGATTTGGGAATTGATTTTGCGTTCTTTGACTACAGACTTACCGGTACCTTGGATTACTTCAATAAAGTGTCTTCCAATATATTACTGGAAGTAGTTCCTGCCGATCCGGTCCAGCCTACATCCACTTATTGGGACAATATAGATGATATGAAAATCCATAACAGCGGGATCGAATTGGCATTGGATTACACTAGCGATGAGCAGCGTGCCTTCTCGTATAACATCGGTGGTAATGTTACTTTTATCCAGAATGAAGTAAAAGACTCACCGTATTCTGTATTGACTACCGGAGCAGCTCAAGGTGCGGGCCAAACAGGTGCCACTATCAATGGATACATCAATAATCATCCTATCGGCGCATTCTATATGGTTCAATTTGACGGCATCACCGAAGATGGGGTGAATAGATTTAGGGACATCAATGGAGATGGTGAAGTCTTGGACAATGACCGAAGTGTGGTAGGAAGTGCTATTCCTAAATTCATTTACGGATTCCACACAAACTTTAAATACAAAGGCTTTGATTTAGGCTTGAATTTCAACGGTACAGCAGGAAATAAGATTTACAATCATACGGCCATGTCACTGTTCACCAAAGCTCAATTGTCCAGATCAAACAACACCACTGATTTTGCAGCTCAATATCCTGAAGAGTCTTTTAATAATTCCAATACGGTCTCTACCAGATTCTTGGAGAACGGCTCCTTTTTCAGATTGAATAATGCTACGCTAGGATATAATCTGAAATCCGAGATGATCGGATTGGGGGATGCTTTTCAAAACATCCGACTTTCTGTTACGGGACAAAACCTGTTTGTAATCACCGATTATTCCGGCTTTGACCCGGAAGTGAATACAGGTTCCACATCAGCCGGGATTCAAACCTTTGGTATCGATCGCTTTACCTACCCTAGAGCAAGAACGTTCTCCGTCAACCTGAATTTAACCTTCTAA
- a CDS encoding metallophosphoesterase, whose protein sequence is MNKNHFIPTILGAALQLVCFNSPLQAQTDATEIAFLSDVHLQDVYAELQSDEFKGVFNPLTGKFATIRTMKSQLNSTRLFNENYFAFFSALEDLKTKGIQIVVLPGDFTDDGQPMNVLALKKILDHYSENSGMRFFLTTGNHDPVKPYGGVAGKTDFLGTDGSQQTIAGSADFYSSGDVAISSQINFWGYGEITHALQNFGFFPSEQDLFWAHPFEEFDYDKYDFHKTRNSANLASRVYSIEDSELTLPDASYVVEPVEGIWLLALDGNVYTNSGVESNPDWKGSSVGFNQAISNKKHQLDWVRKVSSEAEKRGKTLISFSHYPLVEFHDGASDAMESLFGTKKFQLERVPLTETSKLYAEAGIKIHFAGHMHINDTGLYQDQSSNNTMYNIQVPSLAAFPPAFKTAKITKQSNFEIETISLTEVEHMNEFFDLYRMEHRWLLENQSPGIWDSTILASKNYLEYTRNHLLELTKSRFIPSDWPENLALLLEDLTMQDLVKWSKMDEKDGIVFLNKKLKLLNTKDHSTRKNRHIIDDFYLLKNGDELGRKLIPTHRIAFYEELLATVSSKTPTTESNLNNDLLQFFGIFCKLLNSLPSDHFQIDLRNNTIQRID, encoded by the coding sequence AACCGGCAAATTTGCCACTATCCGGACAATGAAAAGCCAGCTAAATTCCACCCGGCTGTTTAACGAAAATTACTTTGCCTTTTTCAGTGCTTTGGAAGACCTGAAAACAAAAGGCATACAAATCGTCGTACTTCCGGGAGACTTCACTGATGACGGGCAGCCGATGAACGTCTTGGCTCTGAAAAAAATTCTGGATCACTATTCGGAGAATTCAGGAATGCGTTTCTTTTTGACCACAGGAAATCATGACCCCGTGAAGCCATATGGGGGAGTAGCCGGCAAAACTGACTTTCTCGGAACTGACGGATCACAGCAAACCATTGCGGGATCGGCAGACTTTTATTCCTCCGGAGATGTTGCTATATCTAGCCAAATCAACTTCTGGGGGTACGGGGAAATCACGCATGCGTTGCAGAATTTTGGTTTTTTCCCAAGCGAACAAGATCTGTTTTGGGCTCATCCGTTCGAAGAATTCGACTATGATAAGTACGATTTCCATAAGACAAGAAATTCCGCTAATCTAGCTAGTCGGGTTTATTCCATAGAAGACTCTGAATTAACGTTACCTGATGCCAGCTATGTGGTAGAGCCTGTAGAAGGAATCTGGTTGCTGGCCCTGGACGGGAATGTATACACCAATTCAGGGGTAGAATCAAATCCCGATTGGAAAGGTTCATCTGTAGGATTCAACCAAGCAATAAGCAATAAAAAACACCAGCTTGACTGGGTTAGAAAAGTATCATCAGAAGCAGAGAAAAGAGGGAAAACGCTGATTTCCTTTAGCCATTATCCTCTCGTAGAATTCCATGACGGAGCTTCTGATGCCATGGAATCACTTTTTGGGACAAAAAAATTTCAACTCGAACGTGTTCCGCTTACAGAAACCAGCAAGCTATATGCAGAAGCAGGCATCAAGATTCACTTTGCCGGGCATATGCATATCAATGACACCGGCCTATACCAAGATCAATCATCCAACAATACCATGTATAATATCCAAGTACCTTCCTTGGCTGCTTTTCCGCCAGCCTTTAAAACGGCAAAAATCACCAAGCAAAGCAATTTTGAGATTGAAACCATTTCGCTTACCGAAGTAGAACACATGAATGAATTCTTCGACCTATACCGGATGGAGCATCGCTGGCTGCTGGAAAATCAGAGTCCGGGCATTTGGGACAGTACAATTTTGGCTTCCAAGAACTACTTGGAGTACACCAGAAACCATCTGCTTGAACTGACAAAATCAAGATTTATCCCTTCCGATTGGCCGGAAAATCTCGCCTTGCTATTAGAAGACCTAACTATGCAGGATTTGGTAAAATGGAGCAAAATGGATGAGAAAGATGGAATAGTTTTTCTCAACAAAAAATTGAAGTTGCTGAATACCAAAGACCATTCCACCCGAAAGAACCGGCATATAATTGATGATTTCTACTTGTTAAAAAATGGAGATGAACTTGGCAGAAAGCTAATTCCAACCCATAGGATTGCTTTTTATGAAGAGCTGCTTGCGACAGTTTCCTCCAAAACCCCTACTACTGAATCCAATCTAAACAATGACCTTCTTCAGTTCTTTGGGATATTTTGCAAACTCTTAAACTCCCTTCCTTCTGATCATTTCCAGATTGATCTAAGAAATAACACCATCCAGAGAATAGACTAA